In Streptomyces sp. SID8374, one genomic interval encodes:
- a CDS encoding heme-binding protein, producing the protein MKKLSLRARVLTGTVAVAALGAGTFGAVSASASAPAAAPAAAVKADTDNRNLQQSTHLTVAAATKAAQATLDAAKKENQRVSVAVVDRNGNTIVTLRGDGAGPQSPESAVKKAFTAVSWNAPTSELAGRLEQAPNLKDIPGTLFLAGGAPVQVKGAPVAGIGVAGAPSGDLDEKFAQAGVASLTR; encoded by the coding sequence ATGAAGAAGCTGTCGCTGCGTGCCCGCGTCCTCACCGGTACCGTCGCCGTCGCCGCCCTCGGGGCCGGGACCTTCGGCGCCGTCTCCGCGAGCGCCTCCGCCCCGGCCGCCGCCCCCGCCGCGGCGGTCAAGGCCGACACGGACAACCGCAACCTCCAGCAGAGCACCCACCTCACCGTGGCCGCAGCCACCAAGGCCGCGCAGGCGACGCTGGACGCCGCGAAGAAGGAGAACCAGCGCGTCTCGGTCGCCGTCGTCGACCGCAACGGCAACACCATCGTGACCCTGCGCGGCGACGGCGCCGGCCCGCAGTCCCCCGAGTCCGCCGTGAAGAAGGCGTTCACCGCCGTCTCCTGGAACGCCCCCACCTCCGAGCTGGCGGGGCGCCTGGAGCAGGCCCCGAACCTGAAGGACATCCCTGGCACCCTGTTCCTCGCGGGCGGCGCCCCGGTGCAGGTCAAGGGCGCCCCCGTGGCGGGCATCGGCGTGGCGGGCGCGCCCAGCGGCGACCTCGACGAGAAGTTCGCCCAGGCGGGCGTCGCCTCCCTCACCCGGTAG
- a CDS encoding GNAT family N-acetyltransferase translates to MIRTATPDDVPVLHALVRELAAYEKSLDEVVASQEQLREALFGERPAAYAHVATAGEDGGEVVGFALWFLNFSTWRGVHGIYLEDLYVRPDRRGGGHGKALLAELARICVERGYERLEWSVLNWNAPSIAFYESLGARAQDEWTVYRLTGGALGRLGAAGGRVGA, encoded by the coding sequence GTGATCCGTACCGCTACGCCCGACGACGTCCCTGTCCTGCACGCCCTGGTGCGTGAACTCGCCGCGTACGAGAAGTCCCTCGACGAAGTGGTCGCCTCCCAGGAGCAGTTGAGGGAGGCGCTGTTCGGCGAGCGCCCCGCCGCGTACGCGCATGTGGCGACGGCCGGGGAGGACGGCGGCGAAGTGGTCGGCTTCGCCCTGTGGTTCCTGAACTTCTCCACCTGGCGCGGGGTGCACGGGATCTACCTGGAGGACCTGTACGTCCGCCCGGACCGGCGCGGCGGCGGCCACGGCAAGGCGCTGCTGGCGGAGTTGGCGCGGATCTGTGTGGAGCGCGGGTACGAGCGGCTGGAGTGGTCGGTGCTCAACTGGAACGCCCCGTCCATCGCGTTCTACGAGTCCCTGGGCGCGCGGGCGCAGGACGAGTGGACGGTGTACCGGTTGACGGGCGGGGCGTTGGGGCGGCTGGGGGCGGCGGGCGGCCGGGTGGGGGCCTGA
- a CDS encoding pentapeptide repeat-containing protein, protein MATSTGRTTRAKKGTKDTIAAARRPEVRLPPLVPYDGEGLEPDGDYDGVRFDGTDLADASGPGARFMDCALEGCALDRTELARARFMDSVLTGVRGVGTDLSEASLRDVEVVDARLGGVQLHGAVLERVVVRGGKIDYLNLRKARLKDVVFEGCVLSEPDFGDAHLVRVEFRDCVLKRADFSAVRMDSVDLRTVAELDIARGVERLAGAVISPSQLMELAPAFAAQIGVRVEA, encoded by the coding sequence ATGGCGACGAGCACGGGCAGGACGACCAGGGCCAAGAAGGGCACCAAGGACACCATCGCGGCGGCGCGGCGCCCGGAGGTGCGGCTGCCGCCCCTCGTCCCGTACGACGGCGAGGGGCTGGAGCCGGACGGCGACTACGACGGGGTGCGGTTCGACGGGACGGACCTGGCGGACGCGTCGGGACCGGGCGCGCGGTTCATGGACTGCGCGCTGGAGGGCTGCGCCCTGGACCGTACGGAGCTGGCGCGGGCCCGCTTCATGGACTCGGTCCTGACGGGCGTACGGGGCGTGGGCACCGACCTCTCGGAGGCGTCGCTGCGGGACGTGGAGGTGGTGGACGCGCGGCTCGGCGGGGTGCAGCTGCACGGGGCGGTGCTGGAGCGGGTGGTGGTGCGCGGCGGGAAGATCGACTACCTGAACCTGCGCAAGGCCCGGCTGAAGGACGTGGTCTTCGAGGGCTGTGTGCTCTCCGAGCCCGACTTCGGCGACGCGCACCTGGTGCGGGTGGAGTTCCGGGACTGTGTGCTGAAGCGGGCCGACTTCAGCGCGGTGCGCATGGACTCCGTGGACCTGCGGACGGTGGCCGAGCTGGACATCGCGCGCGGGGTGGAGCGGCTGGCGGGCGCGGTGATCAGCCCGTCCCAGCTGATGGAGCTGGCCCCCGCGTTCGCGGCGCAGATCGGGGTGCGGGTGGAGGCGTGA
- a CDS encoding NAD(P)-binding protein yields MEHIHRQTRTDVHVHVIGGGLAGLTAAITAAESGARVTLYEGHRTLGGRARTTDGPYRTNEGPHALYRGGPHWAWLARRDLLGSVVSVPPLEALRFRFRRAGALRRVPPAALLRLARRSPRTAPVDADFRSWAAGQVGDEGARAAAHFAAAALFHHDPGALSARFVQERLHRLSSLPPEARYPVGGWARPVDRMAGHARGLGVAVETAARVDTRTLGELARTGPVVVATSLGAARTLLDDASLTWESGRTVLVDLAVRTRRGDAFVVSDLDAPGWVERFTAQDPGLAPAGEQLLQGQFPIGPDARRAEGTARAEELLDLGFPGWRERTTRRTEALADGRTGAVDRPGTTWRDRPAIVRGDGIFLAGDQVAAPGLLSEASFTSGIEAALLAVKAAGPRSGQRSGYGVDLNRT; encoded by the coding sequence ATGGAGCACATCCACCGCCAGACCCGCACCGACGTCCACGTCCATGTCATCGGCGGCGGCCTCGCCGGGCTCACCGCCGCCATCACCGCGGCCGAATCGGGCGCCCGGGTCACCCTGTACGAGGGCCACCGGACGCTCGGCGGCCGGGCCAGGACCACCGACGGGCCGTACCGCACCAACGAGGGGCCGCACGCCCTGTACCGGGGCGGGCCGCACTGGGCGTGGCTGGCCCGGCGCGATCTGCTCGGGTCCGTCGTCTCCGTACCGCCCCTCGAAGCCCTCCGCTTCCGCTTCCGGCGCGCGGGCGCGCTCCGCCGGGTCCCGCCCGCCGCTCTGCTGCGGCTCGCCCGTCGCAGCCCCCGCACCGCCCCCGTGGACGCCGACTTCCGGAGCTGGGCCGCCGGCCAGGTCGGGGACGAGGGCGCCCGGGCCGCCGCGCACTTCGCCGCCGCCGCGCTCTTCCACCACGACCCCGGCGCGCTCTCCGCCCGGTTCGTCCAGGAGCGCCTGCACCGGCTCTCCTCGCTCCCGCCCGAGGCCCGCTACCCGGTCGGCGGCTGGGCGCGGCCCGTCGACCGGATGGCCGGGCACGCCCGCGGCCTCGGGGTCGCCGTCGAGACGGCCGCCCGCGTCGACACCCGTACGCTCGGCGAGCTGGCCCGTACCGGACCGGTCGTCGTCGCCACCTCCCTCGGCGCCGCCCGCACCCTCCTCGACGACGCCTCCCTCACCTGGGAGAGCGGCCGCACCGTCCTCGTGGACCTGGCCGTGCGCACCCGGCGCGGCGACGCGTTCGTCGTGTCGGATCTGGACGCGCCCGGCTGGGTCGAACGGTTCACCGCCCAGGACCCCGGCCTCGCCCCGGCCGGGGAGCAGCTGCTCCAGGGCCAGTTCCCGATCGGGCCCGACGCGCGCAGGGCCGAGGGGACCGCCCGCGCCGAGGAGCTCCTCGACCTCGGCTTCCCCGGCTGGCGGGAGCGCACCACCCGGCGCACCGAGGCCCTGGCCGACGGCCGCACCGGGGCCGTCGACCGCCCCGGCACCACCTGGCGGGACCGGCCCGCGATCGTCCGGGGCGACGGCATCTTCCTGGCGGGCGACCAGGTCGCCGCCCCCGGGCTCCTCAGCGAGGCCTCCTTCACCAGCGGCATCGAAGCCGCGCTGCTCGCCGTGAAGGCCGCCGGACCACGCTCCGGGCAGCGCTCCGGATACGGGGTTGACCTCAACCGAACCTGA
- a CDS encoding sensor histidine kinase, translating into MEHRSGAREAEGDGTATGPDPDARWLALLMHAAFFLLLGASLTRFLMRHPGEARTPWIIALSITLAVLYLLGPVLGSRPTPRRLTWLGVLVAVWMVLVVLAPSFAWCAVPLFYTGLRILPPRAALALVALLTAFVVAAQLRLATGFDPNLVLAPPAVAAVATAVFVHMQRQAVRQRELAARQRELIDDLLRTRRELAATERREGTLAERQRLSMEIHDTLAQGLSSQQMLLQAADRTWDADPDAARRHVRTATGIAERNLAEARRFVHDLAPADLAEGGGLESALHALAARETAQAQGALTVRCHVEGTPHAPLPDRVQSALLRIAQGALANVREHAGATAAGLTLTHLDDRVVLDIGDNGRGFTPERAGVRDEHAVRGHGLPAIRARVQQLGGTLTIESAPGEGTVLSAEVPLTPTDLTAPTAPEAPA; encoded by the coding sequence GTGGAGCACCGGAGCGGTGCACGGGAGGCGGAGGGGGACGGCACGGCCACCGGCCCCGACCCCGACGCTCGCTGGCTCGCGCTCCTCATGCACGCCGCGTTCTTCCTGCTGCTCGGCGCCTCGCTGACCCGGTTCCTGATGCGGCACCCGGGCGAGGCCCGTACGCCGTGGATCATCGCGCTGTCGATCACGCTGGCCGTGCTCTACCTCCTGGGCCCCGTCCTCGGCTCGCGCCCCACCCCGCGCCGGCTAACCTGGCTCGGGGTGCTCGTCGCCGTGTGGATGGTGCTGGTCGTGCTGGCGCCGAGCTTCGCGTGGTGTGCGGTGCCGCTGTTCTACACCGGGCTGCGCATCCTGCCGCCGCGCGCGGCGCTCGCGCTGGTCGCGCTGCTGACCGCGTTCGTGGTGGCCGCGCAACTGCGCCTGGCCACCGGGTTCGACCCGAACCTGGTGCTGGCCCCGCCCGCCGTGGCGGCCGTCGCCACCGCCGTATTCGTCCATATGCAGCGGCAGGCCGTACGCCAGCGGGAACTGGCGGCACGTCAGCGCGAGCTGATCGACGACCTGCTGCGCACCCGGCGCGAACTGGCCGCCACCGAGCGGCGCGAGGGGACCCTCGCCGAGCGCCAGCGGCTCTCCATGGAGATCCACGACACCCTGGCGCAGGGCCTGTCCAGCCAGCAGATGCTGCTCCAGGCCGCCGACCGCACCTGGGACGCGGACCCGGACGCCGCCCGCCGCCACGTCCGTACGGCCACGGGCATCGCGGAACGCAACCTCGCCGAGGCCCGCCGCTTCGTCCACGACCTGGCCCCGGCCGACCTGGCGGAGGGCGGCGGCCTGGAGTCGGCCCTGCACGCACTGGCGGCCCGCGAAACGGCCCAGGCACAGGGGGCGCTCACCGTCCGCTGCCATGTGGAGGGCACCCCGCACGCCCCGCTGCCGGACCGGGTGCAGTCCGCGCTGCTGCGGATCGCCCAGGGGGCCCTCGCCAACGTACGGGAGCACGCGGGTGCCACCGCCGCCGGTCTGACCCTGACCCACCTGGACGACCGGGTGGTCCTGGACATCGGCGACAACGGCCGCGGCTTCACGCCGGAGCGGGCCGGGGTGCGCGACGAACACGCCGTACGGGGCCACGGGCTCCCCGCGATCCGGGCCCGCGTGCAGCAGCTCGGCGGAACGCTGACGATCGAGTCGGCGCCGGGCGAGGGCACGGTGCTTTCGGCCGAGGTCCCGCTCACGCCCACCGACCTGACCGCTCCCACCGCCCCGGAGGCCCCCGCATGA
- a CDS encoding zinc-binding dehydrogenase: MYAIRLHTFGPAENLSYERTEDPVPGPGQVRIAVEAAGVHLLDTALREGHTGPFPAPAALPTIPGREVAGTVESLGEGTGPGWLGKRVVAHIGTAPGGYAELTVTKADKLHEIPGDLGAAEAVAMIGTGRTALGILSFTDLGPDSVAVVTAAAGGIGTLIVQYAKSAGATVIALAGGPAKVARAEANGADLALDYTLPNWPDHARAFLDATGLWATVVYDSVGGTTARSAVDLLGKGGQHVVYGWSGEGLHDGKPLTFTPEELAGRAITSGSVLGPQLVERGGGLRVLETRALAEAAAGRLRPAVQRYPLAEAAAAHRALETRGTTGKVVLEP, from the coding sequence ATGTACGCCATCCGCCTCCACACCTTCGGCCCCGCCGAGAACCTCTCGTACGAACGGACCGAGGACCCCGTACCCGGCCCCGGCCAGGTCCGCATCGCCGTCGAGGCCGCCGGCGTGCACCTCCTGGACACCGCGCTGCGGGAAGGGCACACCGGCCCCTTCCCCGCCCCCGCCGCGCTTCCCACCATCCCCGGCCGCGAGGTCGCCGGGACGGTCGAGTCGCTCGGCGAGGGCACCGGCCCCGGCTGGCTCGGCAAGCGCGTCGTCGCCCACATCGGCACGGCGCCGGGCGGGTACGCCGAACTCACCGTCACCAAGGCCGATAAGCTCCACGAGATCCCCGGCGACCTCGGCGCCGCCGAAGCCGTCGCCATGATCGGCACCGGCCGCACCGCCCTCGGCATCCTCTCCTTCACCGACCTCGGCCCCGACTCCGTGGCCGTCGTCACCGCGGCGGCGGGCGGGATCGGCACCCTCATCGTCCAGTACGCCAAGAGCGCCGGAGCCACCGTGATCGCCCTGGCCGGCGGCCCCGCCAAGGTCGCCCGGGCGGAGGCGAACGGCGCCGACCTCGCCCTCGACTACACCCTCCCGAACTGGCCCGACCACGCCCGCGCCTTCCTCGACGCGACCGGCCTGTGGGCCACCGTCGTCTACGACTCCGTCGGCGGGACCACCGCCCGCAGCGCGGTCGACCTGCTCGGCAAGGGCGGGCAGCACGTCGTCTACGGCTGGTCCGGCGAGGGCCTCCACGACGGGAAGCCCCTCACCTTCACCCCGGAGGAGCTGGCCGGACGCGCCATCACCTCCGGCTCCGTCCTCGGGCCCCAGCTGGTCGAGAGGGGCGGCGGCCTGCGCGTCCTGGAGACCCGCGCCCTCGCCGAGGCGGCGGCGGGCCGGCTGCGCCCCGCCGTCCAGCGCTACCCGCTCGCGGAAGCGGCCGCCGCGCACCGGGCGCTGGAGACGCGCGGCACGACCGGCAAGGTGGTGCTGGAGCCGTGA
- a CDS encoding response regulator transcription factor: MTGQGSPQTPPAPVRILLCDDHVVVRAGLLALLGSEPDIEVVGEAGSGEEAVVLAARLTPDVVLMDLQLGEGIDGVEATRRIAAEGTVHVLVLTTYDTDADITRAIEAGATGYLLKAERPEELFAAIRSAAQGRTTLSAPVASRVMARMRSPRPTLTDRERDILAQLSQGLGNRDIARALFISEATVKTHLGRIYDKLGVDTRAGAVAVAKEQRLLP, translated from the coding sequence ATGACCGGCCAAGGCAGCCCGCAGACGCCCCCCGCTCCCGTACGCATCCTGCTCTGCGACGACCACGTGGTCGTCCGCGCCGGCCTGCTCGCCCTCCTCGGCAGCGAACCGGACATCGAGGTCGTCGGCGAGGCGGGCAGCGGCGAGGAGGCGGTGGTGCTCGCCGCCCGCCTCACCCCGGACGTCGTCCTCATGGACCTCCAGCTCGGCGAGGGCATCGACGGCGTCGAGGCGACCCGCCGCATCGCGGCCGAAGGCACGGTCCACGTCCTGGTGCTGACCACGTACGACACCGACGCCGACATCACCCGGGCCATCGAGGCGGGGGCCACCGGCTACCTGCTGAAGGCGGAACGCCCGGAGGAGCTGTTCGCCGCCATCCGCTCGGCCGCCCAGGGCCGCACCACCCTCTCGGCCCCCGTGGCCAGCCGGGTCATGGCCCGCATGCGCAGCCCCCGCCCCACCCTCACCGACCGCGAACGCGACATCCTGGCCCAGCTCTCCCAGGGCCTCGGCAACCGCGACATCGCCCGCGCCCTGTTCATCAGCGAGGCCACGGTCAAGACCCACCTGGGCCGCATCTACGACAAACTCGGCGTCGACACCCGCGCGGGCGCGGTGGCGGTGGCCAAGGAACAGCGGCTGCTGCCGTGA